The nucleotide sequence TATTTCTTTCCGTTTGATACCGTGGGCATCGGCCGGGCGGCCATCCGGGCCACTCAGGACATGCGGGCGGCCGTGCGGTTTTTCCGGCATGATGCGGCCACGGCCAAGCGGTTTCGGGTGCACCCGCAGTACGTGTTCGTGGGCGGTTCCTCAGCCGGCGGCTTCATGGCCCTGCAAACCGGCTACCTCAACAAGCCCGCCGAAGTGCCCGCCTACCTCGACCTAGCCGCCTTGGGCGGACTGGAAGGCAGCGGCGGCCACCCCGGCTACAGCAGCCGCCCGCGCGGCGTCATTAATCTGTGCGGGGCGCTGGCCCGGGCCAGCTGGCTGGAAGCCGGCGACCCGCCCCTGTGCAGCGTGCACGGCACCCGCGACGGACTGGTGCCTTACGCCCGGGGCACCATCGGGGCGCAGCTGCCGGCCCAGCTGGTGTACGGCAGCGGGGCGCTGCGCCTGCGGGCCAATGCCGTGGGCGTGCCCAACGTGCTGCGCCGCCTGCGTGGGGCCGGCCACGTGCCCTACTCCTTCGAACCCACCTACATCGACTCCGCCTACTTCGCCGTGCGCGACTTCCTGCGGCCCCTGCTGGGTAGCGGCGCACCCGGCCCGCTGTTGGCCGCTGCCCTCAACCCCCGCCGCGACGCGCAGGTAACGGCTCTATTGCTGCCGCGCCGTATCGGCCTGCAGGTGCCGCCCGCGCCGCCCCTGGCCTGGCAGCCCGATTTGCTGCAGGTCCCGCCCGATTCAGTGCAACAAGTGGCGCCGCCTGCTCCGGAAGCTACCGGAGCCGCCCCGCCGCAGTAGCGCGAAGCCTTTGCTTCGCGTGTAGCTGGCACTATCGTGCTGAAGCTGTTAGGCCATACGCGAAGCAAAGGCTTCGCGCTACAATCCTGCTTCACCCAAAAGCTCCCAACATTGCGCAAACGTCAGGGGCTTCAATGTACTAAGGGTTAAGAACTGCGAGCAGGACGGTGTACGTCGTTCCGCTCGCAATGACAGGTTTATCACGCCGAAACTTCGGCCACCAGCTCGTTGGTGCTGACGGGGCGCAGGCGGCCTGTGCGCACGATGAAGGCGCCGTACTTGCGCAGCGTGTCGCGGTGGCGGATGAGGTGGGCCAGGGCCACGTAGCCTACTACGTATTCGTCCTCGTCGGCTTCCTCGGAAATCTCGCTGAAGTCGAGCAGGTCGATGATGCGGTCCTCGTCGGTGCGTAGGTAGATTTCCACTTCCAGGTCGGAGGCGTACTCCGGGGCTTCGGCGGCTTTGGGGTACTGGTAGGCGAAGCCCTGGCGCAGCGCGGCCAGATCGGCCAGCACTGCCGATCCGGTGGGGTGCCCGCCGGCCCCGCGGCCCCGCAGAAACTGCTCGCCGGCGAAATCGGCCTCAATTACCACGCCGTTGAACTCGTCGTCTACGCTGTACAGCGGCGACTCAGGGCCCACCAGCTGCGGGGTCACCAGCACCGTCACGCGGCCGTCAGGCAAACGCTGCAGGCCGGCAATGACTTTGATTTTCTGGCCCTGGCTGGCGGCAAAGGCAATATCGACGGCGCTGATGCCCTCAATGCCCAGGTTCAGTACCTCGTCGGGGTTCAGGAACGCGCCGTAGGCGTGGGCAGCCAGCAGCACGGCTTTGGAGCGCGGGTCGAAGGCGCCCATGTCCAGGGTGGGGTCGGTTTCGGCGAAGCCTTTCTGCTGGGCCTCGGCCAGCGCCGGGGCGTAGTCGGCGCCGGCTTCGCCCATGCGGGTCAGCACGTAGTTGGACGAGCCGTTGAGGATGCCGGTCACGCTGCGCAGCGGCTCGGCCCCGAAGTAGGCATCGAGGGTGCGAATCACCGGAATGCTGCCGCACACGGCTGCTTCGTAGAGCAGCGTGCCGCCGGTTTGCTGCTGCAGCTGCACCAGCTCCGGCAAGTGGCGGGCCAGCATGGCCTTGTTGGCCGTCACCACGCGGCGGCCCTGGCACAGCGCCTCGCGCACCAGCCGGAAGGCCTCGTCGGCGTCGTCAATCACCTCCACCAGTACGTCCAGCGAGGCATCCTGCAGCAGGTCGTCGGCGCGGAAGTCGAACCGGTTTAGTGGCAGCGTACGGGCTTTGGTGGGGTTCTTGACGGCAATGCGGGCAATTTCAAAGCCTGCTTCGGGCTGCTGCTGCAGAATGTCGTAGAGGCCCTGGCCCACGCAGCCGAACCCAATCAGGCCAATACGAAGCGGGGCAGAAGCGGGAGCAGGATTAATGGACATAGGTCTGGACAGAAAATCGTTCGAGAAAGTGCGTGAGCTGGGTGGTTTCCAGTAGAAAGCCGTCGTGGCCGTACTGGGAGTCCATTTCGGCGTACATGGCGCCCTGAATGTGCTGGGCCAAAAGCTGCTGCTCAGCGGGCGGAAACAGCACGTCGGAGGTGATGCTGATGACGAGGGTGCGGGCCCGGATGCGGCCCAGGGCCTCCCGCACGCCGCCGCGGCCGCGCCCCACGTGGTGCGAGTCCATCGTGCGGCTCAGGGCCACGTAGGAGTAGGCGTTGAAGCGGGCCACCAGCTTGTCGCCCTGGTAGCGCTGGTAGGAGCTGGCCCGGAAGCCATCCAGCGCGTCGTCGGTGGTTTCGGTCTGGCTGCGCTGATAGGCGTCGTAGCTGCGGTAGCTGAGCAGGGCCATGGCCCGGGCCGCCCGCAGGCCGGCCGCGCCGCCCTCGGGCGTGGCCGCCGCGTACGTCGGGTCGGCGAAGATGGCCAGCCGCTGCGCCTCGTTGAAGGCAATGCCCCAGGCCGAATGGCGGGCGTTGGTGGCAATCAAAACCAGATTCTCAAACAGCGTAGGCTGCTGCACGGCCCACTCCACGGCCTGCTGCCCGCCCAGCGAGCCTCCAATCAGCGTATTGATCTGGCGCAAAGCCAGGTGCTCGCGCAGCGCCTCGTGCACCGCCACCAGGTCGCGCACCGTCAGCAGCGGAAACGCATGGTACAGCGACTCGGCCGCAGAATCGGGCGGCGACACGGGGCCGGTGCTGCCGTAGCAGGAGCCCACCACGTTGGCGCATACTACAAACCAGTCGGCCGGATCGAAGTGGCAGCCGGCCCCGAACAGGCCGGGCCACCAGTCGAGCACGTTGGCGTTGGCCGTGAGGGCGTGGCACACCCACACCACGTTGTCGCGGGCGGCGTTGAGGCGGCCGTAGGTCTGGTAGGCTATTTCCACCTGCGGCAGCAGCGCCCCGTTTTCCAGCCGCAGCGGCCGGGGCAACCGGAACACGTGCGGCGCGTCAGAAGAAATAGTAGAGCTCATCAGAAAGAAAAAAGGAGCGCGAAAATCAGTTTCGCGACGTGCGAAGCGCGTGGCCGCCAGTCGGTGCAAGTGGCGCACCGGCTGCCCGCCTGCGGCGCGTATGCCAGGCCGGAGCCCGGCGGTGCAAATCGGCCACCGGGGCCGTGAGAATATCCATAGCCCGCAGGCTGAGCCGGCAGTGCCGGCCCAGCCCCGGCCATGGGCGGGCAGGGAGTATTGGCTTCCTCTCTCACAAAAAAGCCGACGTCCTGCCCGCGTGCCGCGAGGCTGGAGGCGGGGCGGGCTGCCCTCTCAAAACAGCCCGCCCGTAACCCCACTCTCACTTACACCTCCAGCGGTGCGGCATGTTCGGGCTGCGGCTCGGGCAGCAGCGTAGTTTCTTTGGGGTCTGGCGTGGCGGCGTTGCGCACGGCGTCGAAGGCCTGCTGCAAGTCGGCCCGGATGTCGTCGAAATGCTCGATGCCCACTGACAGGCGCAGCAACGTGGGCGTCACGCCGGCGGCGCGCTGCTCGGCGTCGGACAGCTGCTGGTGCGTGGTGGCCGAGGGCTGAATGATGAGCGTTTTGGCGTCGCCGACGTTGGCCAGGTGGCTCACCAGCTTCAGGTTGTCGATGAACTGGGTGGCGGTTTCCTTGCTGCCTTTGATGGCGAAAGTGAGCACGCCGCCGAAGCCGCGCTTCAGGTATTTCTGGGCCAGCCGGTGGTAGGGGCTGCTGGGCAGGCCGGGGTAGTTCACGGCTTCCACCTGCGGGTGCTGCTCCAGCCAGGTAGCCACGCGCAGGGCGTTTTCCACAGTGCGCTCCACCCGCAAACTCAGCGTTTCGAGGCCCTGCAGCAGTAGGAAAGAGTTGAACGGACTCTGCGACGGACCAAAGTCGCGCAGGCCTTCCACCCGGGCCCGGATGATGAAGGCAATGTTGCCGAACGGCCCGTTCTTGCCGAATACGTCGTTGAACACCAGCCCGTGGTAGCCGTCGGACGGCTCGGTGAACTGCGGGAACTTGCCGTTGCCGAAGTCGTAGGTGCCGCCGTCCACAATCACGCCACCCACGCTGGTGCCATGTCCGCCAATCCACTTCGTAGCCGATTCCACCACGATGCTGGCGCCGTGCTCCAAAGGCCGGAACAGGTAGCCGCCCGCCCCGAAGGTGTTGTCCACGAT is from Hymenobacter yonginensis and encodes:
- a CDS encoding homoserine dehydrogenase; this encodes MSINPAPASAPLRIGLIGFGCVGQGLYDILQQQPEAGFEIARIAVKNPTKARTLPLNRFDFRADDLLQDASLDVLVEVIDDADEAFRLVREALCQGRRVVTANKAMLARHLPELVQLQQQTGGTLLYEAAVCGSIPVIRTLDAYFGAEPLRSVTGILNGSSNYVLTRMGEAGADYAPALAEAQQKGFAETDPTLDMGAFDPRSKAVLLAAHAYGAFLNPDEVLNLGIEGISAVDIAFAASQGQKIKVIAGLQRLPDGRVTVLVTPQLVGPESPLYSVDDEFNGVVIEADFAGEQFLRGRGAGGHPTGSAVLADLAALRQGFAYQYPKAAEAPEYASDLEVEIYLRTDEDRIIDLLDFSEISEEADEDEYVVGYVALAHLIRHRDTLRKYGAFIVRTGRLRPVSTNELVAEVSA
- a CDS encoding alpha/beta hydrolase, yielding MRYLLPVLLLLHMLLSAPAAAQRMPIDTTHGRYHRPLFRQVQVRRNVEFAHVTTMLGLPQTLYMDVYEPAGDTVRRRPLVVLAHEGGFLTGTRDDAVMTALCTRLARLGYVAATIDYRLYFFPFDTVGIGRAAIRATQDMRAAVRFFRHDAATAKRFRVHPQYVFVGGSSAGGFMALQTGYLNKPAEVPAYLDLAALGGLEGSGGHPGYSSRPRGVINLCGALARASWLEAGDPPLCSVHGTRDGLVPYARGTIGAQLPAQLVYGSGALRLRANAVGVPNVLRRLRGAGHVPYSFEPTYIDSAYFAVRDFLRPLLGSGAPGPLLAAALNPRRDAQVTALLLPRRIGLQVPPAPPLAWQPDLLQVPPDSVQQVAPPAPEATGAAPPQ
- a CDS encoding O-acetylhomoserine aminocarboxypropyltransferase/cysteine synthase family protein, whose protein sequence is MSTQNLHFETLQLHAGQQPDPVTGSRAVPIHQTTSYVFKNAEHGANLFALKEFGNIYTRLMNPTTDVFEQRVAALEGGVAALAVSSGQAAQFIALNNILQAGDNFVSTTHLYGGTYNQFKVAFKRLGIEVRFADGDQPAKFEALIDENTKAIYLETIGNPSFSIPDFEAIAAIARKHDLPLIVDNTFGAGGYLFRPLEHGASIVVESATKWIGGHGTSVGGVIVDGGTYDFGNGKFPQFTEPSDGYHGLVFNDVFGKNGPFGNIAFIIRARVEGLRDFGPSQSPFNSFLLLQGLETLSLRVERTVENALRVATWLEQHPQVEAVNYPGLPSSPYHRLAQKYLKRGFGGVLTFAIKGSKETATQFIDNLKLVSHLANVGDAKTLIIQPSATTHQQLSDAEQRAAGVTPTLLRLSVGIEHFDDIRADLQQAFDAVRNAATPDPKETTLLPEPQPEHAAPLEV
- a CDS encoding homoserine O-acetyltransferase family protein produces the protein MSSTISSDAPHVFRLPRPLRLENGALLPQVEIAYQTYGRLNAARDNVVWVCHALTANANVLDWWPGLFGAGCHFDPADWFVVCANVVGSCYGSTGPVSPPDSAAESLYHAFPLLTVRDLVAVHEALREHLALRQINTLIGGSLGGQQAVEWAVQQPTLFENLVLIATNARHSAWGIAFNEAQRLAIFADPTYAAATPEGGAAGLRAARAMALLSYRSYDAYQRSQTETTDDALDGFRASSYQRYQGDKLVARFNAYSYVALSRTMDSHHVGRGRGGVREALGRIRARTLVISITSDVLFPPAEQQLLAQHIQGAMYAEMDSQYGHDGFLLETTQLTHFLERFSVQTYVH